In the Sus scrofa isolate TJ Tabasco breed Duroc chromosome 7, Sscrofa11.1, whole genome shotgun sequence genome, one interval contains:
- the FKBPL gene encoding FK506-binding protein-like isoform X1, translating into METPPVSPLGEKNISQPQQRWKKNSQKILDSTTQIRQQPQDPSTELLEGRVSPDPAGQILENLQEIEKLAVGREGDSDKSHGPASEMPEPLQASELWYCPDGSFVKKILIHGHGLDKPKLGSRCRVQVLGFPLGSGLPEGWTELTMGLGPWREETWGELVEKCLESMCQGEEAELQLPGRSGPPVRLKLASFTQGRDSWELEPTEKEALAREERARGTELFRAGNPEGAARCYGRALRLLLTLPPPGSPERTVLHANLAACQLLLGQPHLAAQSCDRVLEREPGHLKALYRRGVAQAALGNLDKATADLKKVLAVDPKNRAAQEELGKVIIQGKKQDAGLAQGLRKMFG; encoded by the coding sequence ATGGAGACGCCACCAGTCAGTCCACTGGGAGAGAAGAACATTTCTCAACCGCAACAACGATGGAAAAAGAACTCCCAGAAGATCCTTGATTCAACTACTCAGATTAGGCAGCAGCCCCAAGACCCTTCTACTGAACTTCTTGAGGGGAGAGTGAGCCCAGATCCAGCCGGCCAAATTCTAGAAAATCTTCAAGAAATTGAAAAGCTGGCCGTTGGACGTGAAGGAGATTCTGATAAATCTCATGGACCAGCCAGTGAGATGCCAGAGCCCCTTCAAGCTTCTGAACTCTGGTACTGCCCCGATGGGAGCTTTGTCAAAAAGATCCTAATCCATGGCCACGGCTTGGACAAACCCAAGCTGGGCTCCCGCTGCCGGGTACAGGTTTTGGGATTTCCTTTGGGGTCAGGGCTGCCAGAGGGCTGGACAGAGCTAACTATGGGGTTAGGCCCATGGAGGGAGGAAACTTGGGGAGAGCTTGTAGAGAAGTGCTTGGAGTCCATGTGTCAAGGTGAGGAGGCAGAACTTCAGCTCCCTGGGCGCTCTGGACCTCCTGTCAGGCTCAAACTGGCCTCCTTCACTCAAGGCCGGGACTCCTGGGAGCTAGAGCCCACCGAAAAGGAGGCCCTGGCCAGGGAAGAACGTGCACGGGGCACAGAATTATTTAGAGCTGGGAACCCTGAAGGGGCTGCCCGATGCTATGGACGGGCTCTTCGGCTGCTGCTGACTTTACCTCCACCTGGCTCTCCAGAACGAACTGTCCTTCATGCCAATCTGGCTGCCTGTCAGTTGCTGCTAGGGCAGCCCCATTTGGCAGCCCAGAGCTGTGACCGGGTGCTGGAGCGGGAGCCTGGCCATTTAAAGGCCTTGTACCGAAGGGGGGTTGCCCAGGCTGCTCTTGGGAACCTGGACAAAGCAACTGCTGACCTCAAGAAAGTGCTGGCAGTAGACCCCAAAAATCGGGCAGCCCAGGAGGAGCTGGGAAAGGTGATCATTCAAGGGAAGAAACAAGATGCAGGACTGGCTCAGGGACTGCGCAAGATGTTTGGCTAA
- the PRRT1 gene encoding proline-rich transmembrane protein 1 (The RefSeq protein has 2 substitutions compared to this genomic sequence), with protein MSSEKSGLPDSVPHTSPPPYNAPQPPAEPPAPPPQAAPSSHHHHHHHYHQSGTATLPRLGAGGLASGATAQRGPSSSATLPRPPHHAPPGPAAGAPPPGCATLPRMPPDPYLQETRFEGPLPPPPPAAAAPPPPAPSHTAQAPGFVVPTHTGAVGTLPLGGYVAPGYPLQLQPCTAYVPVYPVGTPYAGGTPGGTGVTSTLPPPPQGPGLALLEPRRPPHDYMPIAVLTTICCFWPTGIIAIFKAVQVRTALARGDMVSAEIASREARNFSFISLAVGIAAMVLCTILTVVIIIAAQHHQNYWDP; from the exons ATGTCATCTGAAAAGTCAg GCCTCCCCGACTCAGTCCCTCACACCTCCCCACCACCCTACAATGCCCCCCAGCCTCCGGCTGaacctcccgccccgcccccacaggCAGCCCCTTCCTcgcaccatcaccatcatcaccactacCACCAGTCCGGCACCGCCACGCTCCCGCGCTTAGGGGCAGGGGGCCTGGCTTCCGGGGCCACCGCTCAGCGTGGTCCCTCGTCCTCTGCCACCTTGCCAAGGCCCCCACACCATGCTCCGCCCGGCCCCGCCGCCGGGGCGCCCCCACCCGGCTGCGCCACCTTGCCCCGCATGCCACCCGACCCTTACCTGCAGGAGACTCGCTTTGAGGGCCCACTGCCCCCGCcaccgcccgccgccgccgccccgtcCCCGCCGGCGCCCTCTCATACTGCCCAGGCCCCGGGCTTCGTGGTGCCCACGCACACGGGAGCGGTGGGCACGCTGCCGCTGGGGGGCTACGTAGCTCCCGGCTACCCCTTGCAGCTGCAGCCTTGCACTGCCTACGTGCCAGTCTACCCGGTGGGCACG CCCTATGCTGGCGGGACCCCGGGGGGAACGGGAGTAACCTCCAcgctccccccgccgccccagggcccagggctggcccTGCTGGAGCCCAGGCGCCCGCCTCACGACTACATGCCCATCGCAGTGCTGACCACCATCTGCTGCTTCTGGCCCACGGGCATCATTGCCATCTTCAAGGcagtgcag GTGCGCACGGCCTTGGCCCGCGGAGACATGGTGTCAGCCGAGATCGCTTCCCGAGAGGCCCGGAACTTCTCCTTCATCTCCCTGGCGGTGGGCATAGCAGCCATGGTGCTCTGTACCATCCTCACGGTAGTCATCATCATTGCTGCGCAGCACCACGAGAACTACTGGGATCCGTAA
- the PPT2 gene encoding lysosomal thioesterase PPT2 isoform X3 yields the protein MKSCGSMLGLQGLRLPPAGFLLLLPFLLLLLLPAAPAPHRVSYKPVIVVHGLFDSSYSFRHLLEYINETHPGTVVTVLDLFDGRESLRPLWEQVQGFREAVAPIMAKAPQGVHLICYSQGGLVCRALLSVMDEHNVDSFISLSSPQMGQYGDTDYLKWLFPTSMRSNLYRICYSPWGQEFSICNYWHDPHHDDLYLNASSFLALINGERDHPNATAWRKNFLRVGRLVLIGGPDDGVITPWQSRGPGTAS from the exons ATGAAGAGTT GCGGCAGCATGCTGGGGCTCCAAGGGCTGCGGCTCCCACCGGCGGGATTCCTGCTTCTGTTGCCATTCCTGCTCTTGCTGCTACTGCCGGCAGCCCCTGCGCCCCACCGGGTTTCCTACAAGCCGGTCATCGTGGTGCATGGGCTCTTTGACAGCTCGTACAGCTTCCGCCACCTGCTGGAATACATCAACGAG ACACATCCCGGAACTGTGGTGACAGTGCTTGATCTCTTCGATGGGAGAGAGAGTTTGCGGCCCCTGTGGGAACAGGTGCAAGGGTTCCGAGAGGCTGTGGCCCCCATCATGGCAAAGGCCCCTCAAGGGGTGCATCTCATCTGCTACTCGCAGG GGGGCCTGGTGTGCCGGGCACTGCTCTCTGTGATGGATGAACACAATGTGGactctttcatctctctctcctctccacagatgggacagtatggag ACACGGACTATTTGAAGTGGCTATTCCCTACCTCCATGAGGTCTAACCTCTACCGGATCTGCTATAGCCCCTGGGGCCAGGAATTCTCCATCTGCAATTACTGGCACG ACCCCCATCATGATGACTTGTACCTCAATGCCAGCAGTTTTCTGGCCCTGATCAATGGGGAAAGAGACCATCCCAATGCTACTG CTTGGCGGAAGAACTTTCTTCGTGTGGGCCGCCTGGTGCTGATTGGGGGCCCTGATGATGGTGTCATTACCCCCTGGCAGTCCAG gggCCCAGGTACAGCATCTTGA
- the PPT2 gene encoding lysosomal thioesterase PPT2 isoform X2, which translates to MKSCGSMLGLQGLRLPPAGFLLLLPFLLLLLLPAAPAPHRVSYKPVIVVHGLFDSSYSFRHLLEYINETHPGTVVTVLDLFDGRESLRPLWEQVQGFREAVAPIMAKAPQGVHLICYSQGGLVCRALLSVMDEHNVDSFISLSSPQMGQYGDPHHDDLYLNASSFLALINGERDHPNATAWRKNFLRVGRLVLIGGPDDGVITPWQSSFFGFYDANETVLEMEEQLVYLRDSFGLKTLLARGAIVRCPMAGISHTAWHSNRTLYETCMEPWLS; encoded by the exons ATGAAGAGTT GCGGCAGCATGCTGGGGCTCCAAGGGCTGCGGCTCCCACCGGCGGGATTCCTGCTTCTGTTGCCATTCCTGCTCTTGCTGCTACTGCCGGCAGCCCCTGCGCCCCACCGGGTTTCCTACAAGCCGGTCATCGTGGTGCATGGGCTCTTTGACAGCTCGTACAGCTTCCGCCACCTGCTGGAATACATCAACGAG ACACATCCCGGAACTGTGGTGACAGTGCTTGATCTCTTCGATGGGAGAGAGAGTTTGCGGCCCCTGTGGGAACAGGTGCAAGGGTTCCGAGAGGCTGTGGCCCCCATCATGGCAAAGGCCCCTCAAGGGGTGCATCTCATCTGCTACTCGCAGG GGGGCCTGGTGTGCCGGGCACTGCTCTCTGTGATGGATGAACACAATGTGGactctttcatctctctctcctctccacagatgggacagtatggag ACCCCCATCATGATGACTTGTACCTCAATGCCAGCAGTTTTCTGGCCCTGATCAATGGGGAAAGAGACCATCCCAATGCTACTG CTTGGCGGAAGAACTTTCTTCGTGTGGGCCGCCTGGTGCTGATTGGGGGCCCTGATGATGGTGTCATTACCCCCTGGCAGTCCAG CTTCTTTGGTTTCTATGATGCAAATGAGACGGTCTTGGAGATGGAAGAGCAACTG GTTTATCTTCGTGATTCTTTTGGGTTGAAGACTCTCTTGGCCCGGGGGGCCATAGTGAGGTGTCCAATGGCTGGGATCTCCCACACAGCCTGGCACTCCAACCGTACCCTTTATGAGACCTGCATGGAACCTTGGCTCTCCTGA
- the PPT2 gene encoding lysosomal thioesterase PPT2 precursor: MKSCGSMLGLQGLRLPPAGFLLLLPFLLLLLLPAAPAPHRVSYKPVIVVHGLFDSSYSFRHLLEYINETHPGTVVTVLDLFDGRESLRPLWEQVQGFREAVAPIMAKAPQGVHLICYSQGGLVCRALLSVMDEHNVDSFISLSSPQMGQYGDTDYLKWLFPTSMRSNLYRICYSPWGQEFSICNYWHDPHHDDLYLNASSFLALINGERDHPNATAWRKNFLRVGRLVLIGGPDDGVITPWQSSFFGFYDANETVLEMEEQLVYLRDSFGLKTLLARGAIVRCPMAGISHTAWHSNRTLYETCMEPWLS, encoded by the exons ATGAAGAGTT GCGGCAGCATGCTGGGGCTCCAAGGGCTGCGGCTCCCACCGGCGGGATTCCTGCTTCTGTTGCCATTCCTGCTCTTGCTGCTACTGCCGGCAGCCCCTGCGCCCCACCGGGTTTCCTACAAGCCGGTCATCGTGGTGCATGGGCTCTTTGACAGCTCGTACAGCTTCCGCCACCTGCTGGAATACATCAACGAG ACACATCCCGGAACTGTGGTGACAGTGCTTGATCTCTTCGATGGGAGAGAGAGTTTGCGGCCCCTGTGGGAACAGGTGCAAGGGTTCCGAGAGGCTGTGGCCCCCATCATGGCAAAGGCCCCTCAAGGGGTGCATCTCATCTGCTACTCGCAGG GGGGCCTGGTGTGCCGGGCACTGCTCTCTGTGATGGATGAACACAATGTGGactctttcatctctctctcctctccacagatgggacagtatggag ACACGGACTATTTGAAGTGGCTATTCCCTACCTCCATGAGGTCTAACCTCTACCGGATCTGCTATAGCCCCTGGGGCCAGGAATTCTCCATCTGCAATTACTGGCACG ACCCCCATCATGATGACTTGTACCTCAATGCCAGCAGTTTTCTGGCCCTGATCAATGGGGAAAGAGACCATCCCAATGCTACTG CTTGGCGGAAGAACTTTCTTCGTGTGGGCCGCCTGGTGCTGATTGGGGGCCCTGATGATGGTGTCATTACCCCCTGGCAGTCCAG CTTCTTTGGTTTCTATGATGCAAATGAGACGGTCTTGGAGATGGAAGAGCAACTG GTTTATCTTCGTGATTCTTTTGGGTTGAAGACTCTCTTGGCCCGGGGGGCCATAGTGAGGTGTCCAATGGCTGGGATCTCCCACACAGCCTGGCACTCCAACCGTACCCTTTATGAGACCTGCATGGAACCTTGGCTCTCCTGA
- the PPT2 gene encoding lysosomal thioesterase PPT2 isoform X1 has protein sequence MLGLQGLRLPPAGFLLLLPFLLLLLLPAAPAPHRVSYKPVIVVHGLFDSSYSFRHLLEYINETHPGTVVTVLDLFDGRESLRPLWEQVQGFREAVAPIMAKAPQGVHLICYSQGGLVCRALLSVMDEHNVDSFISLSSPQMGQYGDTDYLKWLFPTSMRSNLYRICYSPWGQEFSICNYWHDPHHDDLYLNASSFLALINGERDHPNATAWRKNFLRVGRLVLIGGPDDGVITPWQSSFFGFYDANETVLEMEEQLVYLRDSFGLKTLLARGAIVRCPMAGISHTAWHSNRTLYETCMEPWLS, from the exons ATGCTGGGGCTCCAAGGGCTGCGGCTCCCACCGGCGGGATTCCTGCTTCTGTTGCCATTCCTGCTCTTGCTGCTACTGCCGGCAGCCCCTGCGCCCCACCGGGTTTCCTACAAGCCGGTCATCGTGGTGCATGGGCTCTTTGACAGCTCGTACAGCTTCCGCCACCTGCTGGAATACATCAACGAG ACACATCCCGGAACTGTGGTGACAGTGCTTGATCTCTTCGATGGGAGAGAGAGTTTGCGGCCCCTGTGGGAACAGGTGCAAGGGTTCCGAGAGGCTGTGGCCCCCATCATGGCAAAGGCCCCTCAAGGGGTGCATCTCATCTGCTACTCGCAGG GGGGCCTGGTGTGCCGGGCACTGCTCTCTGTGATGGATGAACACAATGTGGactctttcatctctctctcctctccacagatgggacagtatggag ACACGGACTATTTGAAGTGGCTATTCCCTACCTCCATGAGGTCTAACCTCTACCGGATCTGCTATAGCCCCTGGGGCCAGGAATTCTCCATCTGCAATTACTGGCACG ACCCCCATCATGATGACTTGTACCTCAATGCCAGCAGTTTTCTGGCCCTGATCAATGGGGAAAGAGACCATCCCAATGCTACTG CTTGGCGGAAGAACTTTCTTCGTGTGGGCCGCCTGGTGCTGATTGGGGGCCCTGATGATGGTGTCATTACCCCCTGGCAGTCCAG CTTCTTTGGTTTCTATGATGCAAATGAGACGGTCTTGGAGATGGAAGAGCAACTG GTTTATCTTCGTGATTCTTTTGGGTTGAAGACTCTCTTGGCCCGGGGGGCCATAGTGAGGTGTCCAATGGCTGGGATCTCCCACACAGCCTGGCACTCCAACCGTACCCTTTATGAGACCTGCATGGAACCTTGGCTCTCCTGA
- the EGFL8 gene encoding epidermal growth factor-like protein 8 precursor: MGSRAELHTLLGGLSFLLLLMSGQGAKGGSFKESQGVCSRQTLVVPLRYNESYSQPVYKPYLTLCPGRRVCSTYRTTYRVAWREVRREVQQTHAVCCQGWKKRHPGALTCDEAICAKPCQNGGVCVRPDQCECAPGWGGRHCHVDVDECRTGVTLCSHRCHNTAGSFTCGCPHGLVLGPDGRTCAEGASEPPTSASILSVAVREAGREDRALRREIRELRGRLERLEQWAGQAGAWVRAVLPMPPEELQPEQVAELWGRGDRIESLSDQVLLLEEKLGACSCEDNSLGPGLSRRR, from the exons ATGGGGTCCAGGGCTGAGCTGCACACCCTCTTAGGTGGACTCTCATTCCTCCTGCTACTGATGTCAGGCCAGGGGGCCAAGGGTGGCTCCTTCAAAGAGAG TCAGGGGGTCTGCTCCAGGCAGACGCTGGTGGTTCCACTCCGTTACAACGAGTCCTACAGCCAACCGGTATATAAGCCCTACTTGACCCTGTGCCCTGGAAGGCGTGTCTGCAGCACCTACAG GACCACCTACCGCGTGGCCTGGCGGGAGGTGCGGAGAGAAGTGCAGCAGACCCACGCCGTGTGCTGCCAGGGCTGGAAAAAGCGGCATCCCGGGGCGCTCACCTGTGATGAAG CCATCTGCGCCAAGCCCTGCCAAAACGGAGGCGTCTGCGTGCGGCCGGACCAGTGCGAGTgcgccccgggctggggggggagGCACTGTCACGTGG ACGTGGATGAATGTAGAACTGGCGTCACTCTCTGCTCTCACCGGTGCCACAATACGGCAGGCAGCTTCACCTGTGGCTGCCCCCACGGCCTGGTGCTGGGCCCCGATGGGCGCACTTGCGCAGAAGGGGCCTCAGAGCCCCCAACCAGTGCCAGCATCCTCAGTGTGGCTG TTCGGGAAGCTGGACGTGAAGATCGTGCTCTGAGGCGGGAGATCCGCGAGCTGCGAGGGCGCCTGGAGCGGCTGGAGCAG TGGGCAGGTCAGgctggggcctgggtccgagCCGTGCTGCCCATGCCGCCTGAAGAGCTGCAGCCCGAACAGGTGGCAGAGCTGTGGGGCCGGGGCGACCGGATCGAGTCTCTCAGTGACCAGGTGCTGCTGCTGGAGGAGAAGCTAGGCGCCT GCTCCTGTGAGGACAACAGCCTGGGCCCAGGCCTCAGTCGGCGGAGATAA
- the EGFL8 gene encoding epidermal growth factor-like protein 8 isoform X1 — MGSRAELHTLLGGLSFLLLLMSGQGAKGGSFKESQGVCSRQTLVVPLRYNESYSQPVYKPYLTLCPGRRVCSTYRTTYRVAWREVRREVQQTHAVCCQGWKKRHPGALTCDEAICAKPCQNGGVCVRPDQCECAPGWGGRHCHVDVDECRTGVTLCSHRCHNTAGSFTCGCPHGLVLGPDGRTCAEGASEPPTSASILSVAVREAGREDRALRREIRELRGRLERLEQWAGQAGAWVRAVLPMPPEELQPEQVAELWGRGDRIESLSDQVLLLEEKLGACESSCLSLLGPSSPNNSL, encoded by the exons ATGGGGTCCAGGGCTGAGCTGCACACCCTCTTAGGTGGACTCTCATTCCTCCTGCTACTGATGTCAGGCCAGGGGGCCAAGGGTGGCTCCTTCAAAGAGAG TCAGGGGGTCTGCTCCAGGCAGACGCTGGTGGTTCCACTCCGTTACAACGAGTCCTACAGCCAACCGGTATATAAGCCCTACTTGACCCTGTGCCCTGGAAGGCGTGTCTGCAGCACCTACAG GACCACCTACCGCGTGGCCTGGCGGGAGGTGCGGAGAGAAGTGCAGCAGACCCACGCCGTGTGCTGCCAGGGCTGGAAAAAGCGGCATCCCGGGGCGCTCACCTGTGATGAAG CCATCTGCGCCAAGCCCTGCCAAAACGGAGGCGTCTGCGTGCGGCCGGACCAGTGCGAGTgcgccccgggctggggggggagGCACTGTCACGTGG ACGTGGATGAATGTAGAACTGGCGTCACTCTCTGCTCTCACCGGTGCCACAATACGGCAGGCAGCTTCACCTGTGGCTGCCCCCACGGCCTGGTGCTGGGCCCCGATGGGCGCACTTGCGCAGAAGGGGCCTCAGAGCCCCCAACCAGTGCCAGCATCCTCAGTGTGGCTG TTCGGGAAGCTGGACGTGAAGATCGTGCTCTGAGGCGGGAGATCCGCGAGCTGCGAGGGCGCCTGGAGCGGCTGGAGCAG TGGGCAGGTCAGgctggggcctgggtccgagCCGTGCTGCCCATGCCGCCTGAAGAGCTGCAGCCCGAACAGGTGGCAGAGCTGTGGGGCCGGGGCGACCGGATCGAGTCTCTCAGTGACCAGGTGCTGCTGCTGGAGGAGAAGCTAGGCGCCTGTGAGTCCTCTTGCCTCTCTCTGCTGGGACCCTCATCTCCCAACAACAGCCTCTAG
- the EGFL8 gene encoding epidermal growth factor-like protein 8 isoform X2, with protein MGSRAELHTLLGGLSFLLLLMSGQGAKGGSFKESQGVCSRQTLVVPLRYNESYSQPVYKPYLTLCPGRRVCSTYRTTYRVAWREVRREVQQTHAVCCQGWKKRHPGALTCDEDVDECRTGVTLCSHRCHNTAGSFTCGCPHGLVLGPDGRTCAEGASEPPTSASILSVAVREAGREDRALRREIRELRGRLERLEQWAGQAGAWVRAVLPMPPEELQPEQVAELWGRGDRIESLSDQVLLLEEKLGACESSCLSLLGPSSPNNSL; from the exons ATGGGGTCCAGGGCTGAGCTGCACACCCTCTTAGGTGGACTCTCATTCCTCCTGCTACTGATGTCAGGCCAGGGGGCCAAGGGTGGCTCCTTCAAAGAGAG TCAGGGGGTCTGCTCCAGGCAGACGCTGGTGGTTCCACTCCGTTACAACGAGTCCTACAGCCAACCGGTATATAAGCCCTACTTGACCCTGTGCCCTGGAAGGCGTGTCTGCAGCACCTACAG GACCACCTACCGCGTGGCCTGGCGGGAGGTGCGGAGAGAAGTGCAGCAGACCCACGCCGTGTGCTGCCAGGGCTGGAAAAAGCGGCATCCCGGGGCGCTCACCTGTGATGAAG ACGTGGATGAATGTAGAACTGGCGTCACTCTCTGCTCTCACCGGTGCCACAATACGGCAGGCAGCTTCACCTGTGGCTGCCCCCACGGCCTGGTGCTGGGCCCCGATGGGCGCACTTGCGCAGAAGGGGCCTCAGAGCCCCCAACCAGTGCCAGCATCCTCAGTGTGGCTG TTCGGGAAGCTGGACGTGAAGATCGTGCTCTGAGGCGGGAGATCCGCGAGCTGCGAGGGCGCCTGGAGCGGCTGGAGCAG TGGGCAGGTCAGgctggggcctgggtccgagCCGTGCTGCCCATGCCGCCTGAAGAGCTGCAGCCCGAACAGGTGGCAGAGCTGTGGGGCCGGGGCGACCGGATCGAGTCTCTCAGTGACCAGGTGCTGCTGCTGGAGGAGAAGCTAGGCGCCTGTGAGTCCTCTTGCCTCTCTCTGCTGGGACCCTCATCTCCCAACAACAGCCTCTAG
- the EGFL8 gene encoding epidermal growth factor-like protein 8 isoform X3 has protein sequence MGSRAELHTLLGGLSFLLLLMSGQGAKGGSFKESQGVCSRQTLVVPLRYNESYSQPVYKPYLTLCPGRRVCSTYRTTYRVAWREVRREVQQTHAVCCQGWKKRHPGALTCDEDVDECRTGVTLCSHRCHNTAGSFTCGCPHGLVLGPDGRTCAEGASEPPTSASILSVAVREAGREDRALRREIRELRGRLERLEQWAGQAGAWVRAVLPMPPEELQPEQVAELWGRGDRIESLSDQVLLLEEKLGACSCEDNSLGPGLSRRR, from the exons ATGGGGTCCAGGGCTGAGCTGCACACCCTCTTAGGTGGACTCTCATTCCTCCTGCTACTGATGTCAGGCCAGGGGGCCAAGGGTGGCTCCTTCAAAGAGAG TCAGGGGGTCTGCTCCAGGCAGACGCTGGTGGTTCCACTCCGTTACAACGAGTCCTACAGCCAACCGGTATATAAGCCCTACTTGACCCTGTGCCCTGGAAGGCGTGTCTGCAGCACCTACAG GACCACCTACCGCGTGGCCTGGCGGGAGGTGCGGAGAGAAGTGCAGCAGACCCACGCCGTGTGCTGCCAGGGCTGGAAAAAGCGGCATCCCGGGGCGCTCACCTGTGATGAAG ACGTGGATGAATGTAGAACTGGCGTCACTCTCTGCTCTCACCGGTGCCACAATACGGCAGGCAGCTTCACCTGTGGCTGCCCCCACGGCCTGGTGCTGGGCCCCGATGGGCGCACTTGCGCAGAAGGGGCCTCAGAGCCCCCAACCAGTGCCAGCATCCTCAGTGTGGCTG TTCGGGAAGCTGGACGTGAAGATCGTGCTCTGAGGCGGGAGATCCGCGAGCTGCGAGGGCGCCTGGAGCGGCTGGAGCAG TGGGCAGGTCAGgctggggcctgggtccgagCCGTGCTGCCCATGCCGCCTGAAGAGCTGCAGCCCGAACAGGTGGCAGAGCTGTGGGGCCGGGGCGACCGGATCGAGTCTCTCAGTGACCAGGTGCTGCTGCTGGAGGAGAAGCTAGGCGCCT GCTCCTGTGAGGACAACAGCCTGGGCCCAGGCCTCAGTCGGCGGAGATAA
- the AGPAT1 gene encoding 1-acyl-sn-glycerol-3-phosphate acyltransferase alpha (The RefSeq protein has 2 substitutions, 1 frameshift compared to this genomic sequence), with amino-acid sequence MELWPGAWTLLLLLFVLLLFLLPTLWFCSPSAKYFLKMAFYNGWILFLAVLAIPACAVRGRNVENMKILRLMLLHIKYLYGIRVEVRGAHHFPPSQPYVVVSNHQSSLDLLGMMEVLPGRCVPIAKRELLWAGSAGLACWLAGVIFIDRKRTGDAISVMSEVAQTLLTQDVRVWVFPEGTRNHNGSMLPFKRGAFHLAVQAQVPIVPIVMSSYQDFYCKKERRFTSGRCQVRVLPPVPTEGLTPDDVPALADRVRHSMLTVFREISTDGRGGGDYLKKPGGVGEARL; translated from the exons ATGGAGCTGTGGCCAGGGGCCTGGACGCTGCTACTGCTGCTCTTCGTGCTGCTGCTCTTCCTGCTGCCCACCCTGTGGTTCTGCAGCCCCAGTGCCAAGTACTTCTTCAAGATGGCCTTCTACAACGGCTGGATCCTCTTCCTGGCTGTGCTCGCCATCCCCGTGTGCGCCGTGCGAGGACGCAACGTCGAGAACATGAA GATCTTGCGTCTGATGCTGCTCCACATCAAATACCTGTACGGGATCCGAGTGGAGGTGCGAGGGGCTCACCACTTCCCTCCCTCACAGCCCTATGTCGTCGTCTCCAACCACCAGAGCTCCCTCGACCTGCTTG GGATGATGGAGGTCCTGCCAGGCCGCTGTGTGCCCATT AAGCGTGAGCTCCTGTGGGCCGGCTCTGCCGGGCTGGCTTGCTGGCTGGCAGGAGTCATCTTCATTGACCGGAAGCGCACTGGGGATGCCATCAGTGTCATGTCCGAGGTTGCTCAGACCCTGCTCACACAGGAC GTGCGGGTCTGGGTTTTTCCTGAGGGCACGAGAAACCACAATGGCTCCATGCTGCCCTTCAAACGTGGCGCCTTCCACCTCGCAGTGCAGGCCCAG GTTCCCATCGTCCCCATAGTCATGTCATCCTATCAAGACTTCTACTGCAAGAAGGAGCGCCGCTTCACTTCGG GCCGATGTCAGGTGCGGGTGCTGCCCCCAGTGCCCACAGAAGGGCTGACCCCAGACGATGTCCCAGCTCTGGCCGACAGAGTCCGGCACTCGATGCTCACCGTCTTCCGGGAAATCTCCACCGATGGCAGGGGTGGCGGCGACTACCTGAAGAAGCCCGGAGGGGTGGGCGAGGCCCggctctga